Part of the Juglans regia cultivar Chandler chromosome 14, Walnut 2.0, whole genome shotgun sequence genome, TTCCATTATTTCGCTatatatttacgtttgatttctagcaggctgttcCAGAAAGAGAAAGCGTGGCTGTAGATGTTACTGGAACCCAACCTCGAGAGCACTTTGTGATGCAGAGTCAAGAAAGCGTAAGTGGTTCATagctttttttttcaagtttatgCATGTTacctgaaaaatattttttgttgtttattcttTACAGATTCAATTTGGATTAGATGGATCACAACCGTTGCAATAATGGGTTTGTTGTTCAACATTTTGTGTATTGAATGTATTGTAGGGGTTCTACTTTTTATTGAATGTATTTGAGGGAGGGACTTTGTTGTAACCATGGactcaatatattttgtgtgtatttgatgGACTTTGTTGTTATGGTTGGGTTGGAGGAACTTTGTTGTGTattggatatattttgtttatttgatggACTTTGTTGTTATGGTTGGGTTGGAGGAaatttgttgtgtattttgGATATTATGTGTATATTTGAGGGATTTTGTTGTAAATATTGGGTTGGAGGAACTTTGTTGTGTattggatatattttgtgtatttgagGGAGGGACTTTGTTGTAAATGTTGGGTTGGAGGAACTTTGTTGTGTAGGTTGGATATTATGTGTATATTTGAGggattttgttgtatttatttgGGTTGGAGGAAATTTGTTGTGTattggatatattttgtgtatttgagGGAGGGACTTTGTTGTAAATGTTGGGTTGGAGGAACTTTGTTGTGTAGGTTGGATATTATGTGTATATTTGAGggattttgttgtatttatttgGGTTGGAGGAAATTTGTTGTGTattggatatattttgtgtatttgagGGAGGGACTTTGTTGTAAATGTTGGGTTGGAGGAACTTTGTTGTGTATTTTGGATATTATGTGTATATTTGAGGGATTTTGTTGTAAATATTGGGTTGGAGGAAATTTGTTGTAAATGTTGGGTTGGAGGAaatttgttgtgtattttgGAGGTGTTGTGTATTATGTTGAATGTTGCTAAAGAATTCATGATGAGTAAAAAATTTTGGATATCCTGCGTGGAGCTAGACAGTTTTTGTTCCTTAAGTTATTGGATTTTTCTGTTTCTTATAGCTGACATCTGTGTTTGATTGTAAAAAACATTAGTTACATTGAGAATGGTATGAATTTTGTCATTTAAAGACTTCTTATGATTTCTGGTAGGCTCTTGTTTCGGCACCTTTTCTTTGTGAGTTGCTCTTCAATAGTTTTAGGGGCTGTTATTCAATTACTGTAGGCTCTGGTTCTGCACCTTCACTTTGTGAGTTGCTCTTCACTAGTTTCAGGGGCTGGTATTCAACTATTGTGGTTTGGAATATGCTAGTATTTGCTGTTTCGAGATTTGAGACAGTTCAAGATGCCCTCTTTGTTCTTGCCAAGATGAAAGCCCTGAACATGCATGGATCAATACAAACATATAAAAGTCTGTTCCACAACTTGAGGGCACTGAAACCATGTGGGATACAATAGTGTAATATTCTTTCGTCAAATGATGGAGAAGGGCTTTAAAACCTCAAACAAGAGATTACAGTgatgtgataaaaatattgtGCAAAAGGTATCTAATAaatgaagcaaaatattttgCTGTATGAAGTCACCATCAGATGACTTCATACAGAAATTTGTAAGGTGATGCTTAAGGCTTTCCATCAGGAAGGTGACCTAGATTCTGTTTTTGAATTACTTGGTAGGATGATCAAATATAAATTGCTTCCTGATTAACCCGTGGCAAATGATGATTTTCATGCATCTCAACGTCAAAAGGAGCTTTCTTGGCTGATGGGGAAGTTAGTATGTGAGGTATAACACTTGAATATGTatcataatcatttttaaaatgcactattaaatttgaaatggttATTCGTTATTTAagatgcttatatatatatatcatctagAAATTAATGGTACCCTGCCAAGGTAAGTCATTGTATAAATCATCCAGAAAGCTGGCAAACAATATGTGACCCAAgcccaaaatataatttaaggAATAGAATGCTTTGCTATTTTGTTGCATAATTCACAATCAAGTGCTTGTGTTCTGTTCACAGTCCCTGCTTGTGTTCTGTTAACAATCCCTTGGAAAGTTCTCAACTCAGATATACATAACAAtatcaaatacaaaacaaaaatagagaaaacaacTCCAAATGCATTTCTGAAGCAATCTGTGTTAATAAGCATTCTCAACCAAAAAGcattctaaaataaatagagaagtGGATTATTTCTGAAGCAATCTGTCCAAATGCATTACTGAAGCACCAATCAGcattcaaaaatgaaaaaccaagAACATTACAAACCTTTCTGAACCAATAAGCATTCTGAACCAAACAATTCGACAAAAACAACACCAAACAGTGTTGCTTTATCTAGTCCCATATAACTgaacttaatttatttatataaagtacAAAATCCAATACTTAGATACTAACACTAGGCAGcaattaaattacttataaacTACCAAGTAAAATGCAACGACAAataaaaaagcccaaaacagcTGATGTAGTGTCCGTCCCCGCCTCATTACAGTTTCTTGTTCCAGAAGCACCTTCTCTCTTATGGATACCACTATCTCTCTGTTCAATACCAGCAGCTCTCTCTTCTCGATTTCATCCACCCTTTTACGGAGCTCAGTCTTCATCTTTTCCACATCGTCCAGCATCTTCTCGACCTCCTTCTCCCTCCTTAACAGatcattgtttctttcttgaAGATGAAACTCAATCTCTTGATTACTATCTGCCcacttaaaaaatttacaatatggtaatccctggaaaatgaaaattcacAAATGTTACATGTTGAACATattcatcaatataatttaCAAATGTTGTAACTACAACTAATGTAGTTATTACCTCTGtattgtactttggacaccctaagaagggtcgtcctggatttcttGGAATACTTGAATATCTCAATGTCGCATCGACCTTACAGAAGCAATGTGCTTGTCCCAAAGTACATTTTGCAAACGATGAAGAagacattgatgatgatgacgacgacaTTCTAACATGATGTTTTATAAATTGTAAAAGCAATGTGGAAATGCATGGCTTAAAAGAGAAGCTGCACTGCAGCAGGACACTCACAGTGGCAGTACAACCTATTCACAGCAGCACTACATGACATATGAATTGATAACACCATCACAGATGATGAAACTATAAACCAACACAACAACctctaattatataattaaattacaaacaACACCACCACTTGAGAACAAGCACTTCCAGAATCCTTACCCACGAAATTCATAAACTCAGAACAACAATACAACAATACGAAACAAAAACCTCAAACAAATTAGGAAACCACGAATCAGTTTCTCTTCATAAAAGAGAAACTCACAATACTAACCAAATACGATAAAATCCCAGATATAGAAACTGTTAATCTACAATAGAATGCTGCAGATATCAAAACCGTACAACCTATTCACAGCAGCACTACCTGACAGATGAATTGATAACACCATCACAGATTATGAAACTGTAAACCAACACAACAACctctaattatataattaaattacaaacaACACCACCACTTGATAACAAGCACTTCCAGAATATCCTTACCCACGGAATTCATAAACTCAGAACAACAATACAACAATACGAAACAAAAACCTCAAACAAATTAGGAAACCACGAATCAGTTTCTCTTCATAAAAGAGAAACTCACAATACTAACCAAATACGATAAAATCCCAGATATAGAAACTGTTAATCTACAATAGAATGCTGCAGATATCAAAACCGGGAAAATGCAACCTTACCTGGGAGCCAAACTGTGTTGCTAGTGGAAGTGAGGGTATGGGTTACGTTTCGGGTTGGGGGTGGGTttcgggttagggttagggtttcgggttggggttagggtttcgagttggggttagggttagggttagggttagggtttcgggttgGGGGTGGGTTTcgggttagggttttgatttagggttagggtttcaggTTGGTGGTGGGTttcgggttagggttagggtttcgatttagggttagggtttcaggTTGGGGGTGGGTttcgggttagggttagggtttcgttTGTTCGTGGGAAGGGGATTGACAGGTgggtggagaagacgaagggtcAGACCAGGcttcgtggagaagacgaagagattTCGTCTTCGGGCATCGTGGGATTTCGTCGGTTCGTTTCTTGGGTTGATGGAGACACAGCGATGTGTCTGAAAACCCAGTGAGACGATTTCAAGGGATGTGAATGGAACCACAGCGATGAATCACGAAGATGAAATCAAGAAAGACTTGTCTTCGTCGCGAAGACGAAGAGATTTCTCTTCTTGGTTCGTGGGATTTCGTGGGTTGATGGAAATCTAGCTTTCGTGGGTCGTGGCTTCGTCGCGAAGACGAAATCTACGTTTATTCTCAGACGAAGACGAAATCTAGGGGACAAATTAGGGCTTGGTGCAGATGAAAGGCAATCGTGGAAGAGAGTGTTTATTTCTCTTTCGAGAAAGTGTGGGTTTGAAATGAGGGAGATTGGACGAGGGAGACGAGGACCCCGTTGAAGACCCGTGCCCAAAATTTCATTAAAGcgaaaacgacgccgtttttaTTTTGCCACGTTGGACGCGAGGCCGCGGCAAGGACGCGAGGCCGGTTGTCCCcatcattttccataaataaatatagaattcatatgaaaaaaaaattaattttttaatagaggacctcactcttttcaaaacgactacacgtcgtttacgcatttcacgactgtatataatattactctttcaGATAAAATCGGGTCAGCACGAAAAGTCCGGGCACCACCACAATAAAACCATCACTGATACTGATAGCATATTCGAAAGTAAGTTTAGGGACAATtcactcttattttttctaCCATGCACCTACAGGTGAAAGAAAATAGTGGACATCAAGTACTGGATACAGATGTTATAACTTATTATGATGCAAACAAATGGGGTTCCTAGAGCTTATGATCATGTATACAGTGGTATACTcatttgtatattattattattatttatttgtctaTGTTGCCTCTGATCCATATTAATACAATAATACCTGACTTATTTTAACAGGCTAATTTCTTAAGTTTTGGTTCTTAATTATTTCGTACACTTACAAAAATGGCTACCACTTCAAGATCAAGGCCATTGGCTTGCCTGCAAGACCATGGACACAGAGCAGCCTGGCCTTCACATAGCTAGAGAAGTAGTTGTACCGAAAGGATTTCTAAACCTTGTGTAAAGCTGGGAATgggaattaaaataaaactgaGATTGGTGGCGAACGGGTACATGTGGAAGGGTGAAGTGAAGATGGTGATGGTGAAGGATATGAAATCTCAGAGAAGGACTAGAGGCTCGTGGAATGTTGTTGTGGCTAGCAACAAGATTTTAAGCGATTCATTtctgaagaaattcatgggcctaactcatctcataaaaccgattctacaagagaggattactcattgcttataaacatgtccaagaccttgtc contains:
- the LOC109003347 gene encoding uncharacterized protein LOC109003347 → MSSSSSSMSSSSFAKCTLGQAHCFCKVDATLRYSSIPRNPGRPFLGCPKYNTEGLPYCKFFKWADSNQEIEFHLQERNNDLLRREKEVEKMLDDVEKMKTELRKRVDEIEKRELLNAYWFRKVCNVLGFSFLNADWCFSNAFGQIASEIIHFSIYFRMLFG